The Sulfurihydrogenibium sp. YO3AOP1 genome has a window encoding:
- a CDS encoding radical SAM protein has protein sequence MYKYIFGPVLSRRFGLSLGIDLSPDEKSCNFDCLYCELEKAKPIDYIKHPPKVEDIINEVKDYLYKNQYPDVITVTANGEPTLYEDLNNLIEQLNKIKNSSKTLILSNGSTINDASVKEALKKFDIVKLSLDAADQETFEKVDRPLEGIEIEDLMNGMILFRKEYSGTLVLEVLIVKYVNDNPQVIQKIVEAAKRINPDRVDISTVDRPPAYRVFPVDNQTLYEIAKMFEGLNVNVAVRKNGGDVKKVSLDEEDILNTFKKRAYSLNDIQTLFDEETQKRIQNLLATGKIKKINVGNLEFIKG, from the coding sequence ATGTATAAATATATTTTTGGACCAGTTTTATCAAGAAGGTTTGGATTATCTCTTGGGATAGATTTATCACCTGATGAAAAAAGCTGTAACTTTGACTGTTTATATTGCGAGTTAGAAAAAGCAAAGCCGATAGACTATATCAAACATCCGCCAAAAGTTGAAGACATAATCAACGAAGTTAAAGATTATCTGTATAAAAATCAATATCCAGATGTTATAACAGTTACAGCCAACGGAGAACCAACTCTTTATGAAGATTTAAATAATCTGATTGAGCAGTTAAACAAGATAAAAAATTCATCTAAAACTTTAATTTTATCCAATGGAAGCACTATAAATGATGCTTCAGTTAAAGAAGCTTTAAAAAAGTTTGATATAGTAAAATTATCTCTTGATGCAGCAGACCAAGAAACATTTGAAAAAGTAGATAGACCATTGGAAGGAATAGAGATTGAAGATTTAATGAATGGTATGATTTTGTTTAGAAAAGAATATAGTGGAACGCTTGTTTTAGAAGTTTTGATTGTTAAATATGTAAATGATAATCCTCAAGTAATTCAAAAGATCGTAGAAGCTGCGAAAAGGATTAATCCTGACAGAGTTGACATTTCAACAGTTGATAGACCGCCAGCTTACAGAGTCTTTCCTGTGGATAATCAGACTCTTTATGAAATTGCAAAGATGTTTGAAGGTTTAAATGTTAATGTTGCTGTTAGAAAAAACGGCGGAGATGTCAAAAAAGTTTCATTAGATGAAGAAGACATTTTAAATACTTTCAAGAAAAGAGCTTATTCTTTGAATGATATTCAAACTTTGTTTGATGAGGAAACTCAAAAAAGAATTCAAAATCTTTTAGCTACTGGCAAGATAAAGAAAA
- a CDS encoding endo alpha-1,4 polygalactosaminidase produces MRYTIRLLCLFNILFIFNLSYGKDISVGFIYREPPEEAFYLYDWLVVDPDNFSFEKLKEKYYIKNKKAKLFAYVSVGEIEPYRKYYKEMDKSWIAGENKDWKTYIADIRKKEYREFLINKVLKSLSQYDGFFFDTLDSYQIALKPNEYKDYENALAEFIIQVKKSFPDKKIILNRGFEVVPQVKDYIDAVVAESLFYGLDTKTMKYKKMKEEDARWLLNKLNEIKNLGVKVIVIDYVDPKNKKLQKEVAKKIYENGFIPYITDKDLKTLGTSIYQIIPRKIMILYNSKEFDAAYDDLHRNFQAFLEYLGYVPVMYDINKGLPRDYIGDEYAGILLRQAEYSPEMLQWLKKQISDGIKVFFLSYIPSDEEFLSFLGLKIEGNTSIFDKVDFEPIGYDYFEIKPEIQPIPITTPQNNFKPILKAKINGKEFYPFAITDWGGYALEGTFLSESGKNELLVFNPVEIFRDVFKPDFPTPDVTTENGNRILTAHIDGDAFFGVADFDPQKNLGEIIRDEIIKKYKIPHTVSIVEGEIAPWGLYPDKSKKLEEIARSIFALENVEIASHSFSHPFKWKKLYELEKENKESNVEGYSLSIKNYEFNLEREIIGSIDYINKNLAPENKKTKVFLWTGDCVPPKEALQLTYKIGVYNVNGGDTWINYQEPFYTLIGPMGLNRDEYFQVYAPIQNENVYTNLWRDYYGYIKSISTFKLTDEKYRFKPISIYYHFYSGQKIASLKALKEVYDYALSQEINPMFLSEYTQRVLEFRNTVVAKDLEDNFVIRNEGNLKTVRFDKDVKIDIFKSQNVVGFRKIHDSIYVHLTNDGDSKIFFSEDEPNFMVINSNGQIKFYEKDNKSIKIKLEGYIPLTFKILNKNCKLNITPNDYILKKDRNYYEFKFTKEKEAYVEAHCGS; encoded by the coding sequence ATGAGATACACTATCAGACTTTTATGCTTATTTAATATTTTATTTATATTTAATCTATCTTACGGAAAAGATATAAGCGTTGGGTTTATATACAGAGAACCACCTGAAGAGGCATTCTACCTTTATGACTGGCTTGTGGTTGACCCGGATAACTTTTCTTTTGAAAAACTTAAAGAAAAATACTACATAAAAAATAAGAAAGCAAAACTTTTTGCGTATGTATCCGTAGGAGAAATAGAGCCTTACAGAAAGTATTATAAAGAAATGGATAAAAGCTGGATAGCAGGAGAAAATAAGGACTGGAAAACCTACATAGCAGATATTAGAAAAAAAGAGTATAGAGAATTTCTAATAAACAAAGTCTTAAAAAGCCTTTCTCAATACGATGGATTTTTCTTTGATACCTTAGATAGCTATCAAATTGCATTAAAACCAAATGAATATAAAGATTATGAAAATGCCTTGGCTGAGTTTATCATTCAAGTGAAAAAATCATTCCCGGACAAAAAAATCATTCTAAACAGAGGTTTTGAAGTAGTTCCACAAGTAAAAGATTATATAGATGCAGTAGTTGCAGAAAGCCTATTCTATGGTCTTGATACCAAAACAATGAAGTATAAAAAAATGAAAGAAGAAGATGCAAGATGGCTTTTAAACAAACTAAATGAGATTAAAAACCTTGGTGTCAAAGTTATCGTGATAGATTATGTAGACCCTAAAAACAAAAAATTACAAAAAGAAGTTGCTAAAAAAATATACGAAAATGGGTTTATCCCATATATTACAGATAAAGACCTAAAAACTCTTGGAACAAGCATATATCAAATTATTCCAAGAAAAATTATGATTTTGTATAATTCTAAAGAATTTGATGCAGCATACGATGATTTACATAGAAATTTCCAAGCTTTCTTAGAGTATCTTGGATATGTTCCGGTTATGTATGATATTAATAAAGGGCTTCCAAGAGATTATATTGGAGATGAGTATGCCGGGATACTACTGAGGCAAGCAGAATATTCGCCAGAGATGTTGCAGTGGCTAAAAAAACAGATTTCAGACGGAATTAAAGTATTCTTCCTAAGCTACATTCCATCAGATGAAGAATTTTTAAGCTTTCTTGGTCTAAAAATAGAAGGGAATACATCCATTTTTGATAAAGTTGATTTTGAACCTATAGGTTATGATTACTTTGAGATAAAACCGGAAATCCAACCAATTCCAATAACAACACCACAAAATAATTTCAAGCCTATTTTGAAAGCTAAAATAAATGGCAAGGAGTTTTATCCTTTTGCAATTACAGATTGGGGTGGATATGCTTTAGAAGGAACTTTTTTATCAGAATCTGGAAAGAATGAACTTTTGGTATTTAATCCGGTTGAGATTTTTAGAGACGTTTTTAAACCAGATTTTCCAACACCGGATGTAACAACCGAGAACGGAAATAGAATCTTAACAGCCCATATAGATGGAGATGCGTTTTTTGGTGTTGCTGACTTTGACCCACAAAAAAATTTAGGAGAGATAATCAGAGATGAGATAATAAAAAAATACAAAATTCCACATACTGTTTCTATAGTTGAAGGAGAAATTGCACCTTGGGGTTTGTATCCGGATAAAAGTAAAAAACTTGAAGAAATTGCAAGAAGTATATTTGCGTTAGAAAATGTAGAGATTGCAAGCCATTCATTTTCACATCCTTTTAAGTGGAAAAAATTGTATGAATTAGAAAAAGAAAACAAAGAAAGTAATGTAGAAGGCTATAGTTTATCTATTAAAAATTATGAGTTTAATTTAGAAAGAGAGATTATTGGTTCTATAGATTATATCAATAAAAATTTAGCTCCGGAGAATAAAAAGACAAAAGTTTTTTTGTGGACCGGCGACTGTGTTCCTCCAAAAGAAGCGCTTCAACTAACATACAAGATTGGTGTTTACAACGTCAACGGAGGAGACACTTGGATAAACTATCAAGAACCGTTTTATACACTAATTGGACCCATGGGGCTTAACAGGGATGAATACTTTCAGGTATATGCACCTATACAAAATGAAAATGTATACACAAATCTTTGGAGAGATTATTATGGATATATAAAATCTATATCAACCTTTAAACTCACAGACGAAAAATATAGATTTAAACCTATTTCTATATACTATCACTTTTACTCTGGGCAAAAAATAGCATCCTTAAAAGCTTTAAAGGAAGTTTATGATTATGCTTTATCTCAAGAAATAAACCCGATGTTTTTATCAGAGTATACCCAAAGAGTTTTAGAATTTAGAAATACAGTCGTTGCAAAGGATTTGGAAGATAATTTTGTTATTAGAAATGAAGGAAATCTAAAGACTGTTAGATTTGATAAAGATGTAAAGATAGATATTTTTAAAAGTCAAAATGTGGTCGGTTTTAGAAAAATTCACGATTCAATCTATGTTCATTTAACCAATGATGGAGATTCAAAAATTTTCTTTTCTGAAGATGAGCCAAATTTTATGGTTATAAATTCTAATGGTCAGATAAAGTTTTACGAAAAAGATAATAAAAGTATAAAAATTAAACTTGAAGGCTATATCCCATTAACCTTTAAGATTTTGAACAAAAACTGCAAGTTAAACATAACTCCAAATGATTATATCCTAAAAAAAGACAGGAATTATTATGAGTTTAAATTCACGAAAGAGAAAGAAGCCTATGTGGAAGCCCACTGCGGTAGCTAA
- a CDS encoding tetratricopeptide repeat protein: MWKPTAVAKFITNREIFGFILIVLFGMILVFPKGKLERLIFEEDSNITLSNMYLESLVKVNPDPSLKLLIAERYIKIGEEKKAIKHLDDLEKSNDPDILGKAKFLRYSILKQKFFSKNVSLEEKEYLRNQMKAILEESYKSMIDAKELEKEYKEALSMEFQDLAYKIAIRILHIKPKDIYWLKESYKLAIMLKDYENAIRFLQKLVILDKENSFNYNKEIVNVYKAKKDFYGLSNHLEYLYKTDSANKYYWAKELLNLYSYQKQYNKAISLLEQLYKTDTKNKDLWLKQLTDLYLYQKQYEKALNIYLTQLNMEKNPLKRKEYFKKAVEIALWSKNFELAKNIISKHYKEFLNDREMMKFVLKSSLATGDPKFAHKIALDIKQRIIE; the protein is encoded by the coding sequence ATGTGGAAGCCCACTGCGGTAGCTAAGTTTATAACCAATAGAGAAATTTTTGGCTTTATCTTAATTGTATTATTTGGCATGATATTAGTTTTTCCAAAAGGTAAATTAGAAAGGCTAATATTTGAAGAAGATAGCAATATAACTTTGTCTAATATGTATCTTGAAAGTTTAGTAAAAGTTAATCCAGACCCAAGTTTAAAACTCCTAATTGCAGAAAGGTATATAAAAATAGGAGAAGAAAAGAAGGCGATTAAGCATTTAGACGATTTAGAAAAAAGTAACGATCCAGATATTCTTGGTAAAGCAAAATTTTTAAGATATTCAATTTTAAAGCAAAAGTTCTTCTCAAAAAATGTATCTTTAGAAGAAAAAGAATATTTAAGAAATCAAATGAAAGCAATTCTTGAAGAAAGCTATAAATCTATGATAGATGCAAAAGAACTTGAAAAAGAATATAAAGAAGCTTTATCAATGGAGTTTCAAGATTTGGCCTATAAAATAGCAATAAGAATATTGCATATTAAACCAAAGGATATTTACTGGCTAAAGGAAAGCTATAAACTGGCTATAATGTTAAAAGATTATGAAAATGCTATTAGGTTTTTACAAAAGCTTGTAATTTTAGACAAAGAAAATTCTTTTAACTATAATAAGGAAATTGTTAATGTTTATAAAGCAAAAAAAGATTTCTATGGCTTGTCCAATCACTTAGAATATTTATACAAAACTGATTCTGCAAACAAATACTATTGGGCTAAAGAATTACTAAATTTGTATAGCTATCAAAAGCAATATAATAAAGCGATTAGCTTATTAGAGCAACTCTATAAAACTGACACTAAGAACAAAGACCTGTGGTTAAAACAATTGACAGATTTATATCTATATCAAAAACAGTATGAAAAGGCTTTAAACATTTACTTAACACAGCTTAACATGGAAAAAAATCCTTTAAAAAGAAAAGAATATTTCAAAAAAGCAGTTGAAATTGCCCTTTGGAGTAAAAATTTTGAATTGGCAAAAAATATAATTTCTAAGCACTATAAAGAATTTTTGAATGATAGAGAGATGATGAAGTTTGTATTAAAATCTTCCTTGGCAACAGGAGATCCAAAATTTGCACATAAAATAGCACTGGATATTAAACAGAGGATTATAGAATGA
- a CDS encoding tetratricopeptide repeat protein yields the protein MISFRETLDKYSYIKLATLIAFTPLVSFAIGIEDITLQIKEEKVNKEQPKQIKISKVYDEELLKLLLITFLGNQDLENAYIVAKKGAELFPNNPYWLKNLGQVAIWTKRPAEGIEAYLKLYQITKDENIKRELFNLALATNRFDIATNLIEKDALSGKFNDLKTLLYIYQQAGEVKKLIEILEAMYEKDKNIDILRNLTMILYNYGDLDKASKYGEILYSRQDKNYKDVLLYTSILYAKKDLKKSLEVLKSYLPNITVSKDIEEDRLEYLYTLSDLAWALKDFDTSINIATQLDSIDKGRLEEYIRLYTYFYYKKEYKISADYALKGYEKYKDSYLLSSYIESLYLTNDYQKIVEFIESNKIDYNSSALMLSRYISSLLKLNQTQKALNIVKNVLDKKFDSQIISELIFASIESSNQNLAKYIVSNYKKYETVIPKPFTFLYLFLENTKKALELSYNQLKNSKSISDKLLYADILYTYGRFEESEKIKYEVFKELKDKQSLSSEDAYNFLRVADEYLSSRQYLELLEKYKNIISLESYNDLYFSHLLKIDHHPELEYLMKRHSYNLRPWMQLNLALWSNDKYWQDNLLEKFADILPIRDRVTAFTETGQIDKAMYYGYKGLDENPEDYLLYKQERDLITTYRPKVEMLTNYTDRAGVKDISEDTFIQAKPKEGFYLFFRYKGSNPFSVDNSKMINVPDRNDTAVGFKKILDDGELNFITGLLKTILSNLYLDIQFRKYIKNKTYFGGELGKNIPADDTLFLYYGGMKDMLSFNFSHSFNNRTGFYISPSYNIYHSSDEKKIGTSFNLYDELYYKLRVGYPDYTFRLYSFHGKYNEKDGYKGNIEKLSPYQATKFLPQSFNLIGIGFSFGYDNDTNYVRVCRPFFSADITYNDITGSGYGFSGGVGGGLFRQDNLSLGFRYIQGFKGTTDNYLNIYLRYIFFY from the coding sequence ATGATTTCTTTTAGAGAAACCTTAGATAAATATTCTTACATTAAGCTGGCAACTTTGATTGCTTTTACTCCGCTGGTTTCTTTTGCTATTGGAATAGAAGACATAACTTTACAAATAAAAGAAGAAAAAGTTAATAAAGAACAGCCAAAACAAATCAAAATCAGTAAAGTTTATGATGAAGAGCTTTTAAAACTTCTTTTGATTACGTTCTTAGGAAATCAAGATTTAGAAAATGCTTATATAGTTGCAAAAAAAGGAGCCGAATTATTTCCTAACAATCCATATTGGTTAAAAAACTTAGGACAGGTTGCGATCTGGACAAAAAGACCTGCGGAAGGTATAGAAGCCTACTTAAAACTATATCAAATAACTAAGGATGAAAATATAAAAAGAGAGCTGTTTAACCTTGCCTTAGCGACAAATAGGTTTGATATAGCAACAAATTTGATAGAAAAGGATGCACTAAGTGGCAAATTTAACGATTTAAAAACTTTGCTTTATATCTATCAACAAGCTGGAGAAGTAAAGAAGCTTATAGAAATTTTAGAAGCTATGTATGAAAAAGATAAAAACATAGATATATTAAGAAACTTAACAATGATCCTTTATAATTATGGAGATTTAGACAAAGCTTCAAAATATGGTGAAATTCTATACAGTAGGCAAGATAAAAACTATAAAGATGTTTTGCTTTATACAAGCATACTATATGCAAAAAAAGATTTGAAAAAATCCTTAGAAGTTTTAAAATCATACCTTCCTAATATAACTGTTAGTAAAGACATAGAAGAAGATAGATTAGAGTATCTTTACACGCTATCAGACTTGGCTTGGGCTTTAAAAGATTTTGATACGTCAATTAATATCGCTACCCAGCTTGATAGCATTGATAAAGGGAGGCTTGAAGAATATATTAGGCTGTATACATACTTCTATTATAAGAAAGAATATAAAATATCCGCTGATTATGCTTTAAAGGGCTATGAAAAATATAAAGATTCTTATCTATTATCCAGCTATATAGAAAGTTTGTACTTGACTAATGACTATCAAAAAATAGTTGAATTTATAGAAAGCAATAAAATTGATTATAATTCTTCTGCTTTGATGCTATCTAGATATATAAGCAGTTTATTAAAGTTAAATCAAACACAAAAAGCCTTAAACATCGTAAAAAATGTATTGGATAAAAAGTTTGACTCTCAAATCATTTCTGAGCTAATCTTTGCTTCAATAGAGTCTTCTAATCAAAACCTTGCTAAGTATATAGTAAGTAATTATAAAAAATATGAGACAGTAATTCCAAAACCTTTTACATTTTTGTATCTCTTTTTAGAAAACACAAAAAAAGCTCTTGAATTGTCTTATAATCAGCTTAAAAATAGCAAATCTATCTCTGATAAGTTGCTTTACGCAGATATACTTTATACGTACGGCAGATTTGAAGAAAGCGAGAAAATAAAGTATGAAGTATTTAAAGAGCTTAAAGATAAGCAAAGTCTATCATCAGAAGATGCCTACAATTTTTTGAGAGTAGCTGATGAGTATTTATCCTCAAGGCAATATTTAGAACTACTTGAAAAGTATAAAAATATTATTTCATTAGAATCTTATAACGACCTTTATTTTTCACATCTTCTTAAAATAGACCATCATCCAGAGTTAGAGTATTTAATGAAAAGGCATAGTTATAACTTACGCCCATGGATGCAATTAAATTTAGCTTTATGGTCAAATGATAAGTATTGGCAGGATAATCTTCTTGAAAAATTTGCTGATATCCTGCCTATTAGAGATAGAGTAACTGCATTTACTGAGACTGGACAAATTGATAAAGCTATGTATTATGGATATAAAGGACTGGATGAAAATCCGGAAGATTATTTATTATACAAACAAGAAAGAGATTTAATCACAACTTACAGACCGAAAGTTGAAATGCTAACAAACTATACAGATAGAGCTGGCGTTAAAGACATTTCTGAAGATACGTTTATTCAAGCTAAACCAAAAGAAGGCTTTTATCTGTTTTTTAGATATAAAGGTTCAAATCCGTTTAGTGTTGATAATTCAAAAATGATTAACGTTCCTGATAGAAATGATACAGCAGTTGGTTTTAAGAAGATTCTTGATGATGGAGAATTAAATTTTATTACAGGTTTATTAAAAACTATTTTATCAAACTTGTATTTAGATATTCAATTTAGAAAATATATAAAAAATAAAACTTATTTTGGTGGAGAGCTTGGTAAAAATATACCAGCTGACGATACTTTATTTTTATACTACGGTGGAATGAAAGATATGTTAAGTTTCAACTTTTCTCACAGTTTTAATAACAGAACCGGCTTTTATATAAGTCCATCTTACAATATCTATCATTCTTCTGATGAGAAAAAGATAGGAACTTCTTTTAATTTGTATGATGAGCTTTATTACAAGCTCAGAGTTGGCTATCCTGATTATACGTTTAGACTTTACTCATTTCACGGTAAATATAATGAAAAAGATGGATATAAAGGAAATATTGAGAAACTATCTCCATATCAAGCAACTAAATTTCTGCCACAATCTTTTAATTTAATTGGAATTGGATTTTCTTTTGGATATGACAATGATACAAATTATGTAAGAGTTTGTAGACCATTTTTCAGTGCCGATATTACTTATAACGATATTACAGGTTCAGGATATGGTTTTTCTGGTGGAGTAGGTGGTGGTTTATTTAGACAGGATAATTTAAGCTTAGGGTTTAGGTATATTCAAGGATTTAAGGGTACAACGGATAATTATCTTAATATTTATTTAAGATATATTTTCTTTTACTAA
- the pelG gene encoding exopolysaccharide Pel transporter PelG, translating to MAGISFELRKVLRERTLGSIVKAFGYSAVLSAGPYLISILTLIISFYVLRPIVSSDKIVIQFGVIVTYLTAFSLILTGFSQLMITRFLADRIFEKKYEVVLPNLIGNMLLNMILAFIISLIFSVIFFKEQGAVFIILYVLVFTIMCGLWIVNVVLTGFKSYKFIVFSFAIGYITFFFFALYMARYDLAGLMFSFFVGQAVLFFLLLGYFIRTHYSDKIISFDFFDRHKIYISLILSGFFYNLGIWTDKFIFWFYPDTSIQILGPVRASIAYDIPMFLAYIAIAPGMAVFFLKLETEFADYYDRYYRAVREGATLNKIYQFGDDMILSARSVIFDTLRIQGIAFVFFLIFDTLLFKIFKLSLLYIPLFHVLMVGTYLQLIFMTLLAILNYFDRRREALYLSILFAVSNAVFTYASILLGPYFYGYGYVISLFISDLLAIILLRRFLDEIHYQTFMLI from the coding sequence ATGGCAGGTATAAGCTTTGAACTAAGGAAAGTATTAAGAGAAAGAACGCTTGGTTCAATAGTAAAAGCTTTTGGATACTCTGCTGTTTTAAGTGCCGGACCATATCTAATTTCTATACTTACGTTAATAATATCTTTTTATGTTTTAAGACCAATTGTTTCTTCCGATAAAATTGTAATTCAGTTTGGTGTAATAGTAACATACTTAACAGCTTTCAGCCTTATTTTAACCGGATTTTCTCAGCTTATGATAACAAGATTTCTTGCAGACAGAATTTTTGAGAAGAAATATGAAGTTGTTCTTCCAAATCTTATTGGGAATATGCTTTTAAATATGATTTTGGCTTTTATCATTTCTTTAATTTTTTCAGTTATCTTTTTTAAAGAGCAAGGTGCAGTTTTTATTATTTTGTATGTATTAGTTTTTACGATAATGTGTGGGTTATGGATTGTAAATGTTGTATTAACCGGATTTAAAAGCTATAAATTTATAGTCTTTTCTTTTGCTATAGGATACATTACTTTCTTCTTTTTTGCTTTATATATGGCAAGATACGATTTGGCAGGGTTAATGTTTTCATTTTTTGTTGGTCAGGCGGTGTTATTTTTCTTACTTCTTGGGTATTTTATAAGAACTCATTATTCAGATAAGATAATATCTTTTGATTTTTTTGATAGGCATAAAATATATATATCTTTAATTCTTTCAGGATTTTTCTATAATCTTGGTATATGGACAGATAAATTTATATTTTGGTTTTATCCTGATACAAGCATCCAGATTTTAGGACCTGTTAGAGCTTCTATTGCTTATGATATTCCGATGTTTTTAGCATATATAGCAATTGCTCCCGGTATGGCAGTATTTTTCCTAAAACTTGAAACAGAGTTTGCAGATTATTATGATAGATATTACCGTGCAGTTAGAGAAGGGGCAACCTTAAATAAAATTTATCAATTTGGCGATGACATGATACTTTCAGCTCGTTCTGTTATTTTTGATACTTTGAGAATTCAAGGAATAGCATTTGTATTTTTCTTAATATTTGATACGCTTTTATTCAAAATATTTAAGCTTTCTCTTTTATACATACCACTTTTCCATGTTTTGATGGTTGGAACTTACCTTCAGCTAATATTTATGACATTGCTCGCAATACTAAACTACTTTGACAGAAGAAGAGAAGCTCTTTACTTATCTATTCTTTTTGCTGTTTCTAATGCAGTATTTACCTATGCTTCTATTTTACTTGGACCTTACTTCTATGGATATGGTTATGTTATCTCTCTGTTTATTTCTGATTTGCTTGCCATAATTTTGTTAAGGAGGTTTTTAGATGAGATACACTATCAGACTTTTATGCTTATTTAA